A stretch of the Bradyrhizobium sp. CCBAU 53351 genome encodes the following:
- a CDS encoding LysR family transcriptional regulator, with amino-acid sequence MEINWLHDFIAVATTRSFSRAAEQRNCSQPALSRRIQALEVWTGAPLLERTTHSVNLTPAGEGFRDIAEDVLRRLAAGRLDAQERARGASDVLKFASTNALSLTFFPDWLRGIETELSFVPNVQLVANHMEACERILLAGDAHFLLCHYHPAAATALTPSHFRSLHVGNDRLIPASVPLSGRSRKPRFKLPGSAAAPLPFLSFRPESGMGRILESVRATSRDDVYLRPTFTSHLAKLLVTMVQNGRGMAWLPESLISDQLASGEIVAAGGAEWHVPIEIHVFRPKLRLAKAAEAFWSHIEKNGART; translated from the coding sequence ATGGAGATCAACTGGCTGCACGATTTCATCGCGGTTGCGACCACGCGCAGCTTTTCGCGGGCGGCCGAGCAACGCAATTGCTCACAGCCGGCGCTGAGCCGCAGAATCCAGGCGCTCGAGGTCTGGACCGGCGCACCGCTGCTGGAGCGCACCACGCACAGCGTCAATCTCACACCGGCCGGCGAAGGGTTTCGCGACATCGCCGAGGACGTCCTGCGCCGGCTCGCCGCCGGCCGGCTCGATGCTCAGGAGCGGGCCCGCGGCGCGTCCGACGTGCTGAAATTCGCCTCGACCAACGCGCTGTCGCTGACCTTCTTCCCGGATTGGCTGCGCGGCATCGAGACCGAGCTGTCGTTCGTGCCGAACGTGCAGCTCGTCGCCAACCACATGGAGGCCTGCGAACGGATCCTGCTGGCGGGCGATGCGCACTTCCTGCTCTGCCATTACCATCCGGCGGCAGCCACGGCGCTGACGCCGTCGCATTTCCGCTCGCTTCACGTCGGCAACGACAGGCTCATCCCTGCATCGGTGCCGCTTTCAGGCCGGAGCCGCAAGCCGCGTTTCAAGTTGCCGGGCTCGGCAGCCGCGCCGCTCCCATTCCTGAGCTTCCGTCCTGAATCGGGCATGGGGCGAATCCTCGAATCCGTGCGTGCGACCTCGCGGGACGACGTCTATCTACGCCCGACCTTCACCTCGCATCTTGCAAAGCTATTGGTGACGATGGTGCAGAACGGCCGCGGCATGGCTTGGCTGCCCGAAAGCCTGATCAGCGATCAGCTTGCCTCCGGCGAGATCGTCGCAGCAGGCGGCGCGGAATGGCACGTGCCGATCGAGATCCACGTGTTCCGGCCGAAGCTGCGGCTGGCCAAGGCCGCCGAGGCGTTTTGGAGTCACATCGAGAAGAACGGCGCGCGGACTTAG
- a CDS encoding DNA polymerase III subunit chi: MTEVLFYHLQNMTVENVLPPLLEKSLERGWRVVVQSTSEERADALDAHLWTYRDDSFLPHATWRVNDAADQPIVLAIEEGNPNGAHIRFLVDNAALPEDAQGYARMVLLFNGDDPDALALARSAWTDCKAKGFDVTYWQADERGRWQRRN; encoded by the coding sequence ATGACGGAAGTGCTGTTCTACCATCTGCAAAACATGACGGTGGAGAACGTCTTGCCGCCGCTTCTCGAGAAATCGCTCGAGCGCGGCTGGCGCGTCGTGGTGCAGTCGACCTCGGAGGAACGGGCCGACGCGCTCGACGCCCATTTATGGACCTATCGCGACGATTCCTTCCTGCCGCACGCGACATGGCGCGTGAACGATGCCGCCGATCAGCCGATCGTGCTGGCGATCGAGGAGGGCAATCCCAACGGCGCCCATATCCGCTTCCTGGTCGACAATGCGGCCCTCCCAGAGGACGCGCAGGGCTATGCGCGCATGGTGCTGCTGTTCAACGGTGATGATCCGGATGCGCTGGCGCTCGCCCGCAGTGCCTGGACGGATTGCAAGGCGAAGGGATTTGATGTCACCTATTGGCAGGCCGACGAACGGGGCCGGTGGCAGCGTCGGAATTAG
- a CDS encoding leucyl aminopeptidase, whose protein sequence is MSDAIKVGFVPLSSAARGILVVFCDDNLKVGPATAKALGGAVDLVKRAAAAAAFKGKSGAALDVLAPEGVKATRLIVIGAGKAAGLKANDFLKFGGVAASKLPAGSAAMTIMAELPDGAMGSEQAVAIASGLRLRAYKFDRYKTKKKDGEEGAPRADISLAVGDAAAAKKAFVAAGHVVDGVIIARDLVNEPPNVLFPEEFARRASQLRKLGVKVEVLDVKAMQKLGMGALLGVGQGSARPSRTVIMRWDGGKKGEAPVSFIGKGVCFDTGGISIKPAGSMEDMKGDMGGAACVVGLMHALAARKAKANVVGAIGLVENMPDGNAQRPGDIVTSMSGQTIEIINTDAEGRLVLADVLWYVAKKVKPKFMVDLATLTGAIVVALGTEHAGMFSNNDELAERLLAAGTESGEKVWRMPLGPEYDKLIDSQFADMKNTGGRHGGSITAAQFLQRFVDGTPWAHLDIAGTAMGAPKTDINHSWGAGYGVRLLDRLVADHYERK, encoded by the coding sequence ATGTCCGATGCCATCAAGGTCGGCTTCGTCCCGCTGTCATCAGCCGCCCGTGGCATCCTGGTCGTGTTCTGCGACGACAATCTGAAGGTCGGCCCCGCGACGGCCAAGGCGCTGGGCGGCGCCGTCGACCTCGTGAAGCGCGCGGCCGCCGCTGCCGCCTTCAAGGGTAAAAGCGGGGCGGCGCTGGACGTCCTGGCGCCGGAAGGGGTGAAGGCCACCCGCCTGATCGTGATCGGCGCCGGCAAGGCGGCCGGCCTGAAGGCGAACGATTTCCTCAAATTCGGCGGTGTGGCGGCGAGCAAGCTTCCCGCAGGAAGCGCCGCCATGACCATCATGGCGGAACTGCCCGATGGTGCGATGGGAAGCGAGCAGGCGGTTGCGATCGCCTCGGGCCTGCGCCTGCGCGCCTACAAGTTCGACCGCTACAAGACCAAGAAGAAGGACGGCGAGGAGGGGGCCCCGCGCGCCGACATCTCGCTTGCGGTCGGCGATGCCGCTGCCGCGAAGAAGGCGTTTGTCGCGGCCGGCCACGTCGTCGACGGCGTGATCATCGCGCGCGACCTCGTCAACGAGCCGCCGAACGTGCTCTTCCCCGAAGAATTCGCGCGCCGCGCCAGTCAGCTCCGCAAGCTCGGCGTCAAGGTCGAGGTGCTCGACGTCAAGGCGATGCAGAAGCTCGGCATGGGCGCGCTGCTCGGCGTCGGCCAGGGCTCGGCGCGGCCGAGCCGGACCGTGATCATGCGCTGGGACGGCGGCAAGAAGGGCGAGGCGCCGGTCAGCTTCATCGGCAAGGGCGTCTGCTTCGACACCGGCGGCATCTCGATCAAGCCGGCCGGCAGCATGGAGGACATGAAGGGCGACATGGGGGGCGCAGCCTGCGTCGTCGGCCTGATGCACGCGCTGGCGGCGCGCAAAGCCAAGGCCAACGTGGTCGGCGCCATCGGCCTCGTCGAGAACATGCCCGACGGCAATGCGCAGCGGCCGGGCGATATCGTCACCTCGATGTCGGGCCAGACCATCGAGATCATCAACACCGACGCGGAGGGTCGCCTCGTGCTGGCCGACGTGCTCTGGTACGTCGCCAAGAAGGTGAAGCCGAAATTCATGGTGGACCTGGCGACGCTGACCGGCGCGATCGTGGTCGCGCTCGGCACCGAGCATGCCGGCATGTTCTCCAACAATGACGAGCTTGCCGAACGCCTGCTGGCGGCCGGCACCGAGAGCGGGGAAAAGGTCTGGCGCATGCCGCTCGGTCCCGAATACGACAAGCTGATCGATTCCCAGTTCGCCGACATGAAGAACACCGGCGGCCGTCATGGCGGCTCGATCACCGCGGCGCAGTTCCTGCAGCGCTTCGTCGACGGCACGCCCTGGGCCCATCTCGACATCGCCGGCACCGCCATGGGCGCGCCGAAGACCGACATCAACCACAGCTGGGGCGCGGGCTACGGCGTCCGTCTGCTCGACCGCCTGGTCGCCGATCACTACGAGCGCAAGTGA
- the lptF gene encoding LPS export ABC transporter permease LptF: protein MGSIDKYIFRTTLASFALVLVSLTGVIWITQALRGIDLMTSQGQTILTFLGITSLVIPALVLIISPIALMIAISHTLNKLATDSEIIVMNAAGFSPFRLFYPFFYATCVVALLVAFIAAYLAPDGMRRIKQWDAEITADVLTNILQPGRFAQLDKNLTIRIRERQPGGILAGIFIDDRRDPNERVSIVAERGEVVKNETGSFLVLETGNLQRFEAGKRDPALVAFGRYGFDMSKFSNQGRDVTLGIRERYLWELFSPSEDDPVYKQIPGQFRSALHDSLLAPIYPFAFAVLTFAFLGAPRTTRQSRNFSIGSSIIAVFGLRMAGFACSVMAVKSSSPVLVQYAMVFGAIGVGLWMIISGVVVEPPPGLMEAINRSNARIARLFGRPATA from the coding sequence ATGGGGTCGATCGATAAGTATATCTTCCGCACGACGCTGGCGTCGTTTGCGCTGGTCCTGGTCAGCCTCACCGGCGTGATCTGGATTACGCAGGCGTTGCGCGGCATCGACCTGATGACGAGCCAGGGTCAGACCATCCTCACCTTCCTGGGCATCACCAGCCTCGTCATCCCGGCCCTGGTCCTGATCATCTCGCCGATCGCGCTGATGATCGCGATCTCGCATACGCTGAACAAGCTCGCGACCGATTCCGAGATCATCGTGATGAATGCCGCCGGCTTCTCGCCATTCCGGCTGTTCTATCCGTTCTTCTACGCCACCTGCGTGGTGGCGCTGCTGGTTGCCTTCATCGCCGCCTATCTGGCCCCCGACGGCATGCGGCGAATCAAGCAGTGGGACGCCGAGATCACCGCGGACGTGCTCACCAACATCCTGCAGCCCGGCCGCTTTGCCCAGCTGGACAAGAACCTCACGATCCGGATTCGCGAGCGCCAGCCCGGCGGCATCCTGGCCGGCATCTTCATCGACGACCGCCGCGATCCGAACGAGCGCGTCTCGATCGTCGCAGAACGCGGCGAGGTCGTGAAGAACGAGACCGGCTCGTTCCTGGTCCTGGAGACCGGCAATCTCCAGCGCTTCGAGGCCGGCAAGCGCGATCCGGCGCTGGTGGCTTTCGGCCGCTACGGCTTCGACATGTCGAAATTCTCCAACCAGGGCCGCGACGTCACCCTGGGCATCCGCGAGCGCTATCTGTGGGAGCTGTTCTCGCCGTCCGAGGACGACCCCGTCTACAAGCAGATCCCCGGGCAATTCCGCTCGGCCCTGCATGACAGCCTGTTGGCTCCGATTTATCCGTTTGCCTTTGCCGTGCTGACCTTCGCCTTCCTCGGAGCGCCGCGCACCACCCGCCAGAGCCGCAACTTCTCGATCGGCTCGTCGATCATCGCGGTGTTCGGCCTGCGGATGGCGGGCTTTGCCTGCTCGGTGATGGCGGTGAAGTCGTCGAGCCCGGTGCTGGTGCAATATGCGATGGTCTTCGGCGCCATCGGCGTCGGGCTGTGGATGATCATCAGCGGCGTCGTGGTCGAGCCGCCCCCCGGCCTGATGGAGGCCATCAACAGGTCGAATGCGCGCATCGCGCGGCTGTTCGGACGTCCGGCCACCGCATGA
- the lptG gene encoding LPS export ABC transporter permease LptG, whose amino-acid sequence MSMLTNTLGRYFAGRFVVAALGVFASIFLLLVLVDYIEMVRKTSGLASASALMVAETSLFRVPQLLEKLTPFCMLIGAMTCYLALSRRLELVVARAAGISAWQFISPALGSALLIGVIATVAYNPMSANLREASKRMEAELFGSAPGGGIQDASGFWLNQVTSDGQTIINAARSEQQGIRLTGLTLFRFDPEQHFKERVEAREATLEAGRWLFKGVRRFSLDAPPIDQATLEIPTTLTEAQVRNSFSTPETVSFWQLPSYIRSSESSGFATAGYRLQYQKLLAQPFLLAAMVMLAASVSLRFFRMGGVQKMVLSGVGAGFLLYVLSKVTEDLSKAELMHPIAAAWLPVVVGGLTGFLALLYQEDG is encoded by the coding sequence ATGAGCATGCTCACCAACACACTCGGGCGCTATTTCGCCGGCCGCTTCGTGGTCGCGGCGCTCGGCGTGTTCGCCAGCATTTTCCTGCTGCTGGTGCTGGTCGACTATATCGAGATGGTGCGCAAGACCTCCGGACTGGCCTCCGCCTCGGCGCTCATGGTGGCCGAGACCTCGCTGTTCCGGGTGCCGCAGCTCCTGGAGAAGCTGACGCCGTTCTGCATGCTGATCGGCGCCATGACCTGCTATCTCGCCCTCTCCCGGCGATTGGAGCTCGTGGTCGCCCGCGCCGCCGGTATCTCGGCATGGCAGTTCATCTCGCCGGCGCTCGGCAGTGCGCTGCTGATCGGCGTGATCGCCACGGTCGCCTACAATCCGATGTCGGCCAATTTGCGTGAAGCCTCCAAGCGCATGGAGGCCGAGCTGTTCGGCTCGGCGCCCGGCGGCGGCATCCAGGACGCCTCCGGCTTCTGGCTCAATCAGGTGACCAGCGACGGCCAGACCATCATCAATGCGGCGCGCAGCGAGCAGCAGGGCATCCGGCTCACGGGGCTGACGCTGTTCCGGTTCGACCCCGAGCAGCACTTCAAGGAGCGGGTCGAGGCGCGCGAGGCGACGCTCGAGGCCGGCCGCTGGCTGTTCAAGGGCGTCCGCCGCTTTTCGCTGGACGCCCCGCCGATCGACCAGGCCACGCTCGAGATTCCGACGACGCTGACCGAGGCGCAGGTCCGCAACAGCTTTTCCACCCCGGAAACTGTGTCCTTTTGGCAACTACCGAGCTACATCCGCTCGTCCGAAAGCTCGGGCTTCGCGACAGCGGGATACCGACTCCAGTATCAGAAGCTTCTGGCACAGCCATTTTTGCTGGCCGCCATGGTGATGCTCGCGGCCTCCGTGTCGTTGCGCTTCTTCCGGATGGGCGGCGTGCAAAAGATGGTTTTGAGTGGCGTGGGCGCAGGCTTTCTGCTCTACGTTCTGTCGAAAGTGACTGAAGACTTGAGCAAGGCTGAGTTGATGCATCCGATCGCTGCGGCGTGGTTGCCCGTGGTGGTGGGCGGCCTCACCGGCTTTTTGGCCTTGTTGTACCAGGAGGACGGTTAG
- a CDS encoding LPS-assembly protein LptD, which produces MTAVHRGPVSRLTRRMVMRANGCGLSLRRIVMAVATAASLGALIDVAAVAPASAQYTYNPLPPRPKPAKAANDNQMLVQATEVDYDYNNSRVSAVGNVQLFYNGTSVEADRVIYDQKTKRLHAEGNIRMTDADGKITYAEIMDLSDDYRDGFVDSLRVDTADQTRMAASRADRSSGNYTVFENGVYTACAPCKDDPKKPPLWQVKGARIIHDQQEKMLYFETAQLEFFGVPLAYMPYFSTPDPTVKRKSGFLMPGYIAGTSNTGYGVEVPYYWAIAPDMDATITPRILSRQGVLLQGEFRQRLIDGAYQIRAYGIDQLDPGAFSGQPGDRQFRGAVDTKGQFALNDKWVWGWDGVVMSDYYFFSDYRLYQYRDPLGSFLLLPTEALSQLYLTGVGNRSFFDARTMYWLSYSGNQSQVPIVYPVIDYSNVLNYPVFGGEFSYKTNFVNLSREQAAFDPITTTANTSSLCTTASADPLARLPSQCLLRGFPGTYTRLTAEAQWRKSFTDPLGQIWTPFASLRADAINSSVSNQPGVSNYLPVGDTQAFRLMPTVGLEYRYPFINIQPWGSTTLEPIAQIIIRPNETYAGKLPNEDAQSMVFDASNLFSVDKFSGYDRVEGGGRANVGVQSTTQFDRGGAVKVLFGQSYQLFGMNSFAVQDSINTGLNSGLDKPRSDYVASASYSPNSTYTFSVRSRMDEQTWNVQRFEAEGRANFNRWSVSVLYGNYAAQPELGYLTRREGILTSGSLKVANNWVVSGSARWDLEANKINQYVLGAGYVDDCFVLAANYVTSYSYSAGTTPPVLSHAFMFQIGLRTLATSTTASSSSGLQ; this is translated from the coding sequence GTGACTGCCGTCCATCGAGGACCCGTGTCTCGTTTGACGCGCCGCATGGTGATGCGCGCGAACGGGTGCGGCTTGTCTCTTCGCAGGATCGTGATGGCTGTCGCGACGGCGGCCTCGCTCGGCGCGCTGATCGACGTTGCCGCCGTGGCGCCGGCCTCCGCCCAATACACCTACAATCCGCTGCCGCCGCGTCCGAAGCCGGCGAAGGCCGCCAACGACAACCAGATGCTGGTTCAGGCGACCGAGGTCGACTACGACTACAACAATTCGCGTGTTTCCGCGGTCGGTAACGTCCAGCTGTTCTACAACGGAACCAGCGTCGAGGCCGACAGGGTCATCTACGACCAGAAGACCAAGCGGCTGCATGCCGAAGGCAACATCCGCATGACGGATGCCGACGGCAAGATCACCTATGCCGAGATCATGGATCTCTCGGATGATTACCGCGACGGTTTCGTCGATTCGCTGCGCGTGGACACGGCCGACCAGACCCGCATGGCCGCCAGCCGCGCCGACCGCTCCAGCGGCAACTACACGGTGTTCGAGAACGGCGTCTACACGGCCTGCGCGCCGTGTAAGGACGATCCGAAGAAGCCGCCGCTGTGGCAGGTCAAGGGTGCGCGCATCATCCACGACCAGCAGGAGAAGATGCTGTATTTCGAGACGGCACAGCTCGAATTCTTCGGCGTGCCCCTCGCCTACATGCCCTATTTCTCGACGCCCGACCCGACCGTGAAGCGCAAGAGCGGCTTCCTGATGCCGGGCTACATTGCCGGCACGTCGAACACGGGCTACGGCGTCGAGGTTCCCTATTATTGGGCGATCGCGCCCGACATGGACGCAACCATCACCCCCCGCATCCTGTCGCGACAGGGCGTGCTGCTGCAGGGCGAATTCCGCCAGCGCCTGATCGACGGCGCCTACCAGATCCGCGCCTATGGCATCGACCAGCTCGATCCCGGCGCGTTTAGCGGCCAGCCCGGCGACCGCCAGTTCCGCGGCGCCGTCGACACCAAGGGTCAGTTCGCGCTGAACGACAAATGGGTCTGGGGCTGGGACGGCGTCGTGATGTCCGACTACTATTTCTTCTCGGACTACCGCCTCTATCAGTACCGCGATCCGCTCGGCTCGTTCCTGCTGCTGCCGACGGAGGCGCTGTCGCAGCTCTATCTGACCGGTGTCGGCAACCGCAGCTTCTTCGACGCCCGCACGATGTACTGGCTGAGCTATTCGGGCAACCAGAGCCAGGTGCCGATCGTCTATCCGGTGATCGACTATTCCAACGTGCTCAACTATCCGGTGTTCGGCGGCGAGTTCAGCTACAAGACCAATTTCGTGAACCTGTCGCGCGAGCAGGCGGCGTTCGATCCGATCACGACGACCGCCAACACGAGCAGCCTGTGCACGACGGCATCGGCCGATCCGCTGGCGCGCCTGCCCTCGCAGTGCCTGCTGCGCGGCTTCCCCGGCACCTACACCCGCCTCACGGCGGAAGCGCAATGGCGCAAGTCCTTCACCGATCCGCTCGGCCAGATCTGGACGCCGTTCGCGAGCCTGCGCGCCGACGCGATCAATTCCTCGGTCTCCAACCAGCCGGGCGTGTCGAACTATCTTCCCGTCGGCGACACCCAGGCGTTCCGCCTGATGCCGACCGTGGGTCTCGAATATCGCTACCCCTTCATCAACATCCAGCCCTGGGGATCGACCACGCTCGAGCCGATCGCGCAGATCATCATCCGGCCGAACGAGACCTATGCCGGCAAGCTGCCGAACGAGGACGCCCAGAGCATGGTGTTCGACGCCTCGAACCTGTTCAGCGTCGACAAGTTCTCCGGCTACGACCGCGTCGAGGGCGGCGGCCGCGCCAATGTCGGCGTGCAGTCCACCACGCAGTTCGACAGGGGCGGCGCGGTCAAGGTGCTGTTCGGCCAGTCCTACCAGCTGTTCGGCATGAATTCCTTCGCGGTCCAGGACAGCATCAACACCGGCCTCAATTCCGGCCTGGACAAGCCGCGCTCCGATTACGTCGCGAGCGCCAGCTATTCGCCCAACAGCACGTACACGTTCAGCGTCCGCTCCCGCATGGATGAGCAGACCTGGAACGTGCAGCGCTTCGAGGCGGAAGGCCGCGCCAACTTCAATCGCTGGTCGGTCAGCGTACTGTACGGCAATTACGCAGCGCAGCCGGAGCTCGGCTATCTGACCCGCCGTGAGGGTATCCTGACCTCGGGATCGCTGAAGGTCGCGAACAATTGGGTGGTGTCGGGCTCGGCGCGGTGGGACCTCGAGGCCAACAAGATCAACCAATATGTGCTCGGCGCGGGCTATGTCGACGATTGCTTCGTGCTGGCGGCGAACTACGTAACTTCGTATAGTTATTCAGCGGGCACCACGCCGCCCGTGCTGAGCCATGCGTTCATGTTCCAGATCGGCCTGCGCACGCTGGCAACCTCGACGACGGCCAGCAGTTCCTCCGGCCTCCAGTGA
- a CDS encoding peptidylprolyl isomerase, giving the protein MTTLLPVFRLLLAVSAGLILTGLPSASRAQNIVVMVNGDPITDFDIEQRSKLDQLTTQKTPSRQEVINELIDDKVKMKEGRKYGVDPGVSDVNQSYEGMAQRMRISPEQLTKSLESKGVRPETLKGRMKAEMVWTSLVRGRFKEKLLVGERDVAQAVQAQTGDKLQIEGTEYKMQPIVLIVPRGSSAAFLETRKKEAETYRSRVGSCEEANSLFRSTPNATIRDSVTKTTAELPEALRKVLDDTPIGHLTAPELTKNGIEMVVLCSRKPTMIDTPKKREVREKMYQEKYEKTQKAYLDDLRKAAMIEYRNHR; this is encoded by the coding sequence ATGACGACCCTATTGCCCGTTTTCCGCCTCCTCCTTGCCGTCAGCGCCGGGCTGATCCTGACCGGACTGCCCTCGGCCTCGCGCGCGCAGAACATCGTCGTCATGGTCAACGGCGATCCGATCACCGATTTCGACATCGAGCAGCGCTCCAAGCTCGACCAGCTGACGACACAGAAGACCCCGAGCCGGCAGGAGGTCATTAACGAGCTGATCGACGACAAGGTGAAGATGAAGGAGGGCAGGAAGTACGGGGTCGATCCCGGCGTCTCCGACGTCAACCAGTCCTACGAGGGCATGGCGCAGCGCATGCGCATCTCGCCGGAGCAGCTCACCAAGTCGCTCGAATCCAAAGGCGTGCGCCCCGAAACGCTGAAGGGCCGCATGAAGGCCGAGATGGTTTGGACCAGCCTCGTGCGCGGCCGCTTCAAGGAGAAGCTGCTGGTCGGCGAACGCGACGTCGCCCAGGCCGTGCAGGCCCAGACCGGCGACAAGCTGCAGATCGAAGGCACCGAATACAAGATGCAGCCGATCGTGCTGATCGTGCCGCGCGGCTCGTCCGCCGCGTTCCTGGAGACGCGGAAGAAGGAAGCCGAGACCTATCGGTCGCGTGTCGGAAGCTGCGAGGAAGCCAATTCGCTGTTCCGCTCGACACCGAACGCCACCATCCGCGACAGCGTCACCAAGACCACCGCGGAGCTGCCGGAGGCGTTGCGCAAGGTGCTCGACGACACGCCGATCGGCCACCTCACCGCGCCCGAGCTGACCAAGAACGGCATCGAGATGGTGGTGCTGTGCTCGCGCAAGCCGACCATGATCGACACGCCGAAGAAGCGCGAGGTCCGCGAGAAGATGTATCAGGAGAAGTACGAGAAGACCCAGAAGGCCTATCTCGACGATCTCCGCAAGGCGGCGATGATCGAATATCGCAACCATCGCTGA
- the pdxA gene encoding 4-hydroxythreonine-4-phosphate dehydrogenase PdxA — MAASAAKALPLPLALTLGEPAGIGPDITIAAWLRRRELNLPAFYLLGDEALIARRARALATSLGADVRTAAVSPGEAASAFTDALPVVATGERATAEPGKPDASSAPAALASIRQAVADVREGRAGAVVTNPIAKSVLYRAGFRHPGHTEFLAELAAENRRVPQPVMMLWSPQLAVVPVTIHVSIRDALAELSSELIVSTVRIVATELKSRFGIARPRIAVSGLNPHAGEDGSLGHEEQTVIAPALRTLRGDGIETRGPLPADTMFHEAARSTYDCAVCMYHDQALIPIKTVAFDNAVNVTLGLPFVRTSPDHGTAFDIAGTAKANPASLIAALRLASRMAAANIR; from the coding sequence ATGGCCGCTTCCGCAGCAAAGGCGCTTCCCCTTCCTCTTGCGCTGACCCTGGGCGAGCCCGCCGGCATCGGCCCCGACATCACGATCGCGGCCTGGCTGCGGCGCCGCGAGCTGAACCTGCCCGCCTTCTATCTGCTCGGTGACGAGGCGCTGATCGCGCGCCGCGCCAGGGCGCTCGCCACCTCGCTGGGGGCCGACGTCAGGACCGCGGCGGTGAGCCCCGGCGAGGCCGCTTCGGCCTTCACCGATGCCCTGCCCGTGGTTGCCACCGGCGAGCGCGCCACCGCCGAGCCCGGCAAGCCCGATGCATCAAGCGCGCCCGCCGCACTCGCCTCGATCCGGCAGGCGGTCGCGGATGTCCGCGAGGGCCGCGCCGGCGCGGTCGTCACCAATCCGATCGCCAAGAGCGTGCTCTACCGCGCGGGCTTCCGACATCCCGGCCACACCGAATTCCTCGCCGAGCTCGCCGCGGAGAACAGGCGCGTGCCGCAGCCCGTGATGATGCTGTGGTCGCCGCAACTCGCCGTGGTGCCCGTGACCATTCACGTCTCGATCCGCGACGCCCTGGCAGAGCTCAGCAGCGAGCTGATCGTCTCGACCGTGCGCATCGTCGCAACCGAGCTGAAATCCCGCTTCGGAATCGCGCGGCCGCGCATCGCGGTCTCCGGCCTCAATCCGCATGCCGGCGAGGACGGCTCGCTCGGCCACGAGGAGCAGACCGTCATCGCCCCCGCGCTCAGGACCCTGCGCGGCGACGGCATCGAGACCAGGGGCCCGCTGCCCGCCGACACCATGTTCCACGAGGCCGCGCGCAGCACCTATGACTGCGCCGTCTGCATGTATCACGACCAGGCGCTGATCCCGATCAAGACCGTCGCCTTCGACAACGCGGTCAACGTCACGCTCGGCCTGCCCTTTGTCCGCACCTCGCCCGACCACGGCACCGCCTTCGATATCGCCGGCACGGCGAAGGCCAATCCGGCCAGCCTGATCGCGGCGCTCCGGCTCGCCAGCCGCATGGCGGCCGCGAACATCCGATGA
- the rsmA gene encoding 16S rRNA (adenine(1518)-N(6)/adenine(1519)-N(6))-dimethyltransferase RsmA — MSAIDDLPPLREVIRRHALSARKSLGQNFLLDLNLTARIARAAAPLEDSTIVEIGPGPGGLTRALLALGAKRVIAIEHDERAIPALQDISARYPDRLEIVHGDAMTFDPRPSLNGERAKIVANLPYNIATQLLINWLTTEPWPPWYDMMVLMFQREVGERIVAHEDEEAYGRLGVLANWRCETKILFDIAPSAFVPPPKVTSSVVRLTPRAAPLPCDRKLLEQVAASAFGQRRKMLRQSLKSLGVDPARLAAAAGVDATRRAETIPIKGFVAMARELADIRSEAE, encoded by the coding sequence ATGAGCGCGATCGACGACCTCCCGCCGCTGCGCGAGGTCATTCGCCGGCACGCGCTGTCGGCGCGCAAATCGCTCGGCCAGAACTTCCTGCTCGATCTCAATCTCACGGCGCGCATCGCGCGCGCCGCGGCGCCGCTCGAGGATTCCACCATCGTCGAGATCGGCCCCGGCCCGGGCGGGCTGACGCGCGCACTGCTCGCGCTCGGCGCCAAACGCGTCATCGCCATCGAGCACGACGAGCGCGCGATCCCTGCCTTGCAGGATATTTCCGCGCGCTACCCTGACAGGCTCGAGATCGTGCATGGCGATGCCATGACTTTCGATCCCCGGCCGTCGCTCAATGGCGAGCGGGCAAAAATCGTCGCCAATTTGCCCTACAACATCGCGACCCAGCTCCTGATCAACTGGCTCACCACCGAGCCCTGGCCACCCTGGTACGACATGATGGTGCTGATGTTCCAGCGCGAGGTCGGCGAGCGCATCGTGGCGCACGAGGACGAGGAGGCCTATGGCCGGCTCGGCGTGCTCGCCAACTGGCGCTGCGAGACCAAGATCCTGTTCGACATTGCGCCATCCGCCTTCGTGCCGCCGCCGAAGGTAACCTCCTCCGTCGTGCGCCTCACGCCGCGCGCAGCGCCACTGCCGTGCGATCGCAAGCTGCTCGAACAGGTCGCGGCCAGCGCCTTCGGCCAGCGCCGCAAGATGCTGCGCCAAAGCCTGAAGTCGCTCGGCGTCGATCCCGCGCGGCTTGCTGCGGCCGCCGGCGTCGATGCGACGCGGCGCGCCGAGACCATTCCGATAAAGGGCTTTGTTGCCATGGCCCGGGAATTGGCGGATATACGCAGCGAAGCCGAGTAA